In the genome of Elephas maximus indicus isolate mEleMax1 chromosome 6, mEleMax1 primary haplotype, whole genome shotgun sequence, one region contains:
- the LOC126078286 gene encoding uncharacterized protein LOC126078286 isoform X34 has product MAVLGFIRSPREGHLGCSQFIHSPREGHLGCSQFIRSPGEGHLGCFQFMRPPHERHLGCSQFIHSPREGHLGCSQFIHSPREGHLGCSQFIHSPREGHLGCSQFIHSPREGHLGCSQFIHSPREGHLGCSQFIRSPGEGHLGCSQFIHSPREGHLGCSQFIRSPGEGHLGCSQFIHSPREGHLGCSQFIHSPREGHLGCSQFIHSPREGHLGCSQFIRSPGEGHLGCFQFMRPPHERHLGCSQFIHSPREGHLGCSQFIRSPGEGHLGCSQFIHSPREGHLGCSQFWAVMNRCAINIHVQVSV; this is encoded by the exons ATGGCTGTACTGGGGTTTATCCGTTCACCCCGTGAAGGACACCTGGGTTGTTcccagtttatccattcaccacgTGAAGGACACCTGGGTTGTTCCCAGTTTATCCGTTCAC CCGGTGAaggacacctgggttgtttccagtttatgCGTCCACCACATGAAAGACACCTGGGTTGTTcccagtttatccattcaccacgtgaaggacacctgggttgttcccagtttatccattcaccacgTGAAGGACAC CTGGGTTGTTcccagtttatccattcaccacgtgaaggacacctgggttgttcccagtttatccattcaccacgTGAAGGACAC CTGGGTTGTTcccagtttatccattcaccacgTGAAGGACACCTGGGTTGTTCCCAGTTTATCCGTTCACCCGGTGAAGGACACCTGGGTTGTTcccagtttatccattcaccacgTGAAGGACACCTGGGTTGTTCCCAGTTTATCCGTTCACCCGGTGAAGGACACCTGGGTTGTTcccagtttatccattcaccacgtgaaggacacctgggttgttcccagtttatccattcaccacgtgaaggacacctgggttgttcccagtttatccattcaccacgTGAAGGACAC CTGGGTTGTTCCCAGTTTATCCGTTCACCCGGTGAaggacacctgggttgtttccagtttatgCGTCCACCACATGAAAGACACCTGGGTTGTTcccagtttatccattcaccacgTGAAGGACACCTGGGTTGTTCCCAGTTTATCCGTTCACCCGGTGAAGGACACCTGGGTTGTTcccagtttatccattcaccacgTGAAGGACACCTGGGTTGTTCCCAGTTTTGGGCAGTTATGAATAGatgtgctataaacattcatgtacaggtttctgtgtga
- the LOC126078286 gene encoding uncharacterized protein LOC126078286 isoform X27 yields MAVLGFIRSPREGHLGCSQFIHSPREGHLGCSQFIRSPGEGHLGCFQFMRPPHERHLGCSQFIHSPREGHLGCSQFIHSPREGHLGCSQFIHSPREGHLGCSQFIHSPREGHLGCSQFIHSPREGHLGCSQFIRSPGEGHLGCSQFIHSPREGHLGCSQFIRSPGEGHLGCSQFIHSPREGHLGCSQFIHSPREGHLGCSQFIHSPREGHLGCSQFIHSPREGHLGCSQFIRSPGEGHLGCFQFMRPPHERHLGCSQFIHSPREGHLGCSQFIRSPGEGHLGCSQFIHSPREGHLGCSQFWAVMNRCAINIHVQVSV; encoded by the exons ATGGCTGTACTGGGGTTTATCCGTTCACCCCGTGAAGGACACCTGGGTTGTTcccagtttatccattcaccacgTGAAGGACACCTGGGTTGTTCCCAGTTTATCCGTTCAC CCGGTGAaggacacctgggttgtttccagtttatgCGTCCACCACATGAAAGACACCTGGGTTGTTcccagtttatccattcaccacgtgaaggacacctgggttgttcccagtttatccattcaccacgTGAAGGACAC CTGGGTTGTTcccagtttatccattcaccacgtgaaggacacctgggttgttcccagtttatccattcaccacgTGAAGGACAC CTGGGTTGTTcccagtttatccattcaccacgTGAAGGACACCTGGGTTGTTCCCAGTTTATCCGTTCACCCGGTGAAGGACACCTGGGTTGTTcccagtttatccattcaccacgTGAAGGACACCTGGGTTGTTCCCAGTTTATCCGTTCACCCGGTGAAGGACACCTGGGTTGTTcccagtttatccattcaccacgtgaaggacacctgggttgttcccagtttatccattcaccacgtgaaggacacctgggttgttcccagtttatccattcaccacgTGAAGGACAC CTGGGTTGTTcccagtttatccattcaccacgTGAAGGACAC CTGGGTTGTTCCCAGTTTATCCGTTCACCCGGTGAaggacacctgggttgtttccagtttatgCGTCCACCACATGAAAGACACCTGGGTTGTTcccagtttatccattcaccacgTGAAGGACACCTGGGTTGTTCCCAGTTTATCCGTTCACCCGGTGAAGGACACCTGGGTTGTTcccagtttatccattcaccacgTGAAGGACACCTGGGTTGTTCCCAGTTTTGGGCAGTTATGAATAGatgtgctataaacattcatgtacaggtttctgtgtga
- the LOC126078286 gene encoding uncharacterized protein LOC126078286 isoform X41, giving the protein MAVLGFIRSPREGHLGCSQFIHSPREGHLGCSQFIRSPGEGHLGCFQFMRPPHERHLGCSQFIHSPREGHLGCSQFIHSPREGHLGCSQFIHSPREGHLGCSQFIHSPREGHLGCSQFIHSPREGHLGCSQFIRSPGEGHLGCSQFIHSPREGHLGCSQFIRSPGEGHLGCSQFIHSPREGHLGCSQFIHSPREGHLGCSQFIHSPREGHLGCSQFIHSPREGHLGCSQFIRSPSAGHLGCSQFIRSPGEGHLGCSQFIRSPGEGHLGCSQFIHSPREGHLGCSQFWAVMNRCAINIHVQVSV; this is encoded by the exons ATGGCTGTACTGGGGTTTATCCGTTCACCCCGTGAAGGACACCTGGGTTGTTcccagtttatccattcaccacgTGAAGGACACCTGGGTTGTTCCCAGTTTATCCGTTCAC CCGGTGAaggacacctgggttgtttccagtttatgCGTCCACCACATGAAAGACACCTGGGTTGTTcccagtttatccattcaccacgtgaaggacacctgggttgttcccagtttatccattcaccacgTGAAGGACAC CTGGGTTGTTcccagtttatccattcaccacgtgaaggacacctgggttgttcccagtttatccattcaccacgTGAAGGACAC CTGGGTTGTTcccagtttatccattcaccacgTGAAGGACACCTGGGTTGTTCCCAGTTTATCCGTTCACCCGGTGAAGGACACCTGGGTTGTTcccagtttatccattcaccacgTGAAGGACACCTGGGTTGTTCCCAGTTTATCCGTTCACCCGGTGAAGGACACCTGGGTTGTTcccagtttatccattcaccacgtgaaggacacctgggttgttcccagtttatccattcaccacgtgaaggacacctgggttgttcccagtttatccattcaccacgTGAAGGACAC CTGGGTTGTTcccagtttatccattcaccacgTGAAGGACACCTGGGTTGTTCCCAGTTTATCCGTTCGCCCAGTGCAGGACACCTGGGTTGTTCCCAGTTTATCCGTTCACCCGGTGAaggacac CTGGGTTGTTCCCAGTTTATCCGTTCACCCGGTGAAGGACACCTGGGTTGTTcccagtttatccattcaccacgTGAAGGACACCTGGGTTGTTCCCAGTTTTGGGCAGTTATGAATAGatgtgctataaacattcatgtacaggtttctgtgtga
- the LOC126078286 gene encoding uncharacterized protein LOC126078286 isoform X29: MAVLGFIRSPREGHLGCSQFIHSPREGHLGCSQFIRSPGEGHLGCFQFMRPPHERHLGCSQFIHSPREGHLGCSQFIHSPREGHLGCSQFIHSPREGHLGCSQFIHSPREGHLGCSQFIHSPREGHLGCSQFIRSPGEGHLGCSQFIHSPREGHLGCSQFIRSPGEGHLGCSQFIHSPREGHLGCSQFIHSPREGHLGCSQFIHSPREGHLGCSQFIHSPREGHLGCSQFIRSPSAGHLGCSQFIRSPGEGHLGCSQFIHSPREGHLGCSQFIRSPGEGHLGCSQFIHSPREGHLGCSQFWAVMNRCAINIHVQVSV, from the exons ATGGCTGTACTGGGGTTTATCCGTTCACCCCGTGAAGGACACCTGGGTTGTTcccagtttatccattcaccacgTGAAGGACACCTGGGTTGTTCCCAGTTTATCCGTTCAC CCGGTGAaggacacctgggttgtttccagtttatgCGTCCACCACATGAAAGACACCTGGGTTGTTcccagtttatccattcaccacgtgaaggacacctgggttgttcccagtttatccattcaccacgTGAAGGACAC CTGGGTTGTTcccagtttatccattcaccacgtgaaggacacctgggttgttcccagtttatccattcaccacgTGAAGGACAC CTGGGTTGTTcccagtttatccattcaccacgTGAAGGACACCTGGGTTGTTCCCAGTTTATCCGTTCACCCGGTGAAGGACACCTGGGTTGTTcccagtttatccattcaccacgTGAAGGACACCTGGGTTGTTCCCAGTTTATCCGTTCACCCGGTGAAGGACACCTGGGTTGTTcccagtttatccattcaccacgtgaaggacacctgggttgttcccagtttatccattcaccacgtgaaggacacctgggttgttcccagtttatccattcaccacgTGAAGGACAC CTGGGTTGTTcccagtttatccattcaccacgTGAAGGACACCTGGGTTGTTCCCAGTTTATCCGTTCGCCCAGTGCAGGACACCTGGGTTGTTCCCAGTTTATCCGTTCACCCGGTGAaggacac CTGGGTTGTTcccagtttatccattcaccacgTGAAGGACACCTGGGTTGTTCCCAGTTTATCCGTTCACCCGGTGAAGGACACCTGGGTTGTTcccagtttatccattcaccacgTGAAGGACACCTGGGTTGTTCCCAGTTTTGGGCAGTTATGAATAGatgtgctataaacattcatgtacaggtttctgtgtga
- the LOC126078286 gene encoding uncharacterized protein LOC126078286 isoform X32, giving the protein MAVLGFIRSPREGHLGCSQFIHSPREGHLGCSQFIRSPGEGHLGCFQFMRPPHERHLGCSQFIHSPREGHLGCSQFIHSPREGHLGCSQFIHSPREGHLGCSQFIHSPREGHLGCSQFIHSPREGHLGCSQFIRSPGEGHLGCSQFIHSPREGHLGCSQFIHSPREGHLGCSQFIHSPREGHLGCSQFIHSPREGHLGCSQFIHSPREGHLGCSQFIRSPSAGHLGCSQFIRSPGEGHLGCFQFMRPPHERHLGCSQFIHSPREGHLGCSQFIRSPGEGHLGCSQFIHSPREGHLGCSQFWAVMNRCAINIHVQVSV; this is encoded by the exons ATGGCTGTACTGGGGTTTATCCGTTCACCCCGTGAAGGACACCTGGGTTGTTcccagtttatccattcaccacgTGAAGGACACCTGGGTTGTTCCCAGTTTATCCGTTCAC CCGGTGAaggacacctgggttgtttccagtttatgCGTCCACCACATGAAAGACACCTGGGTTGTTcccagtttatccattcaccacgtgaaggacacctgggttgttcccagtttatccattcaccacgTGAAGGACAC CTGGGTTGTTcccagtttatccattcaccacgtgaaggacacctgggttgttcccagtttatccattcaccacgTGAAGGACAC CTGGGTTGTTcccagtttatccattcaccacgTGAAGGACACCTGGGTTGTTCCCAGTTTATCCGTTCACCCGGTGAAGGACACCTGGGTTGTTcccagtttatccattcaccacgTGAAGGACAC CTGGGTTGTTcccagtttatccattcaccacgtgaaggacacctgggttgttcccagtttatccattcaccacgtgaaggacacctgggttgttcccagtttatccattcaccacgTGAAGGACAC CTGGGTTGTTcccagtttatccattcaccacgTGAAGGACACCTGGGTTGTTCCCAGTTTATCCGTTCGCCCAGTGCAGGACACCTGGGTTGTTCCCAGTTTATCCGTTCACCCGGTGAaggacacctgggttgtttccagtttatgCGTCCACCACATGAAAGACACCTGGGTTGTTcccagtttatccattcaccacgTGAAGGACACCTGGGTTGTTCCCAGTTTATCCGTTCACCCGGTGAAGGACACCTGGGTTGTTcccagtttatccattcaccacgTGAAGGACACCTGGGTTGTTCCCAGTTTTGGGCAGTTATGAATAGatgtgctataaacattcatgtacaggtttctgtgtga
- the LOC126078286 gene encoding uncharacterized protein LOC126078286 isoform X37, producing MAVLGFIRSPREGHLGCSQFIHSPREGHLGCSQFIRSPGEGHLGCFQFMRPPHERHLGCSQFIHSPREGHLGCSQFIHSPREGHLGCSQFIHSPREGHLGCSQFIHSPREGHLGCSQFIHSPREGHLGCSQFIRSPGEGHLGCSQFIHSPREGHLGCSQFIRSPGEGHLGCSQFIHSPREGHLGCSQFIHSPREGHLGCSQFIHSPREGHLGCSQFIHSPREGHLGCSQFIRSPSAGHLGCSQFIRSPGEGHLGCFQFMRPPHERHLGCSQFIHSPREGHLGCSQFWAVMNRCAINIHVQVSV from the exons ATGGCTGTACTGGGGTTTATCCGTTCACCCCGTGAAGGACACCTGGGTTGTTcccagtttatccattcaccacgTGAAGGACACCTGGGTTGTTCCCAGTTTATCCGTTCAC CCGGTGAaggacacctgggttgtttccagtttatgCGTCCACCACATGAAAGACACCTGGGTTGTTcccagtttatccattcaccacgtgaaggacacctgggttgttcccagtttatccattcaccacgTGAAGGACAC CTGGGTTGTTcccagtttatccattcaccacgtgaaggacacctgggttgttcccagtttatccattcaccacgTGAAGGACAC CTGGGTTGTTcccagtttatccattcaccacgTGAAGGACACCTGGGTTGTTCCCAGTTTATCCGTTCACCCGGTGAAGGACACCTGGGTTGTTcccagtttatccattcaccacgTGAAGGACACCTGGGTTGTTCCCAGTTTATCCGTTCACCCGGTGAAGGACACCTGGGTTGTTcccagtttatccattcaccacgtgaaggacacctgggttgttcccagtttatccattcaccacgtgaaggacacctgggttgttcccagtttatccattcaccacgTGAAGGACAC CTGGGTTGTTcccagtttatccattcaccacgTGAAGGACACCTGGGTTGTTCCCAGTTTATCCGTTCGCCCAGTGCAGGACACCTGGGTTGTTCCCAGTTTATCCGTTCACCCGGTGAaggacacctgggttgtttccagtttatgCGTCCACCACATGAAAGACACCTGGGTTGTTcccagtttatccattcaccacgTGAAGGACAC CTGGGTTGTTCCCAGTTTTGGGCAGTTATGAATAGatgtgctataaacattcatgtacaggtttctgtgtga
- the LOC126078286 gene encoding uncharacterized protein LOC126078286 isoform X18 yields the protein MAVLGFIRSPREGHLGCSQFIHSPREGHLGCSQFIRSPGEGHLGCFQFMRPPHERHLGCSQFIHSPREGHLGCSQFIHSPREGHLGCSQFIHSPREGHLGCSQFIHSPREGHLGCSQFIHSPREGHLGCSQFIRSPGEGHLGCSQFIHSPREGHLGCSQFIRSPGEGHLGCSQFIHSPREGHLGCSQFIHSPREGHLGCSQFIHSPREGHLGCSQFIHSPREGHLGCSQFIRSPSAGHLGCSQFIRSPGEGHLGCFQFMRPPHERHLGCSQFIHSPREGHLGCSQFIRSPGEGHLGCSQFIHSPREGHLGCSQFWAVMNRCAINIHVQVSV from the exons ATGGCTGTACTGGGGTTTATCCGTTCACCCCGTGAAGGACACCTGGGTTGTTcccagtttatccattcaccacgTGAAGGACACCTGGGTTGTTCCCAGTTTATCCGTTCAC CCGGTGAaggacacctgggttgtttccagtttatgCGTCCACCACATGAAAGACACCTGGGTTGTTcccagtttatccattcaccacgtgaaggacacctgggttgttcccagtttatccattcaccacgTGAAGGACAC CTGGGTTGTTcccagtttatccattcaccacgtgaaggacacctgggttgttcccagtttatccattcaccacgTGAAGGACAC CTGGGTTGTTcccagtttatccattcaccacgTGAAGGACACCTGGGTTGTTCCCAGTTTATCCGTTCACCCGGTGAAGGACACCTGGGTTGTTcccagtttatccattcaccacgTGAAGGACACCTGGGTTGTTCCCAGTTTATCCGTTCACCCGGTGAAGGACACCTGGGTTGTTcccagtttatccattcaccacgtgaaggacacctgggttgttcccagtttatccattcaccacgtgaaggacacctgggttgttcccagtttatccattcaccacgTGAAGGACAC CTGGGTTGTTcccagtttatccattcaccacgTGAAGGACACCTGGGTTGTTCCCAGTTTATCCGTTCGCCCAGTGCAGGACACCTGGGTTGTTCCCAGTTTATCCGTTCACCCGGTGAaggacacctgggttgtttccagtttatgCGTCCACCACATGAAAGACACCTGGGTTGTTcccagtttatccattcaccacgTGAAGGACACCTGGGTTGTTCCCAGTTTATCCGTTCACCCGGTGAAGGACACCTGGGTTGTTcccagtttatccattcaccacgTGAAGGACACCTGGGTTGTTCCCAGTTTTGGGCAGTTATGAATAGatgtgctataaacattcatgtacaggtttctgtgtga
- the LOC126078286 gene encoding uncharacterized protein LOC126078286 isoform X36 encodes MAVLGFIRSPREGHLGCSQFIHSPREGHLGCSQFIRSPGEGHLGCFQFMRPPHERHLGCSQFIHSPREGHLGCSQFIHSPREGHLGCSQFIHSPREGHLGCSQFIHSPREGHLGCSQFIHSPREGHLGCSQFIRSPGEGHLGCSQFIHSPREGHLGCSQFIRSPGEGHLGCSQFIHSPREGHLGCSQFIHSPREGHLGCSQFIRSPSAGHLGCSQFIRSPGEGHLGCFQFMRPPHERHLGCSQFIHSPREGHLGCSQFIRSPGEGHLGCSQFIHSPREGHLGCSQFWAVMNRCAINIHVQVSV; translated from the exons ATGGCTGTACTGGGGTTTATCCGTTCACCCCGTGAAGGACACCTGGGTTGTTcccagtttatccattcaccacgTGAAGGACACCTGGGTTGTTCCCAGTTTATCCGTTCAC CCGGTGAaggacacctgggttgtttccagtttatgCGTCCACCACATGAAAGACACCTGGGTTGTTcccagtttatccattcaccacgtgaaggacacctgggttgttcccagtttatccattcaccacgTGAAGGACAC CTGGGTTGTTcccagtttatccattcaccacgtgaaggacacctgggttgttcccagtttatccattcaccacgTGAAGGACAC CTGGGTTGTTcccagtttatccattcaccacgTGAAGGACACCTGGGTTGTTCCCAGTTTATCCGTTCACCCGGTGAAGGACACCTGGGTTGTTcccagtttatccattcaccacgTGAAGGACACCTGGGTTGTTCCCAGTTTATCCGTTCACCCGGTGAAGGACACCTGGGTTGTTcccagtttatccattcaccacgtgaaggacacctgggttgttcccagtttatccattcaccacgtgaaggacac CTGGGTTGTTCCCAGTTTATCCGTTCGCCCAGTGCAGGACACCTGGGTTGTTCCCAGTTTATCCGTTCACCCGGTGAaggacacctgggttgtttccagtttatgCGTCCACCACATGAAAGACACCTGGGTTGTTcccagtttatccattcaccacgTGAAGGACACCTGGGTTGTTCCCAGTTTATCCGTTCACCCGGTGAAGGACACCTGGGTTGTTcccagtttatccattcaccacgTGAAGGACACCTGGGTTGTTCCCAGTTTTGGGCAGTTATGAATAGatgtgctataaacattcatgtacaggtttctgtgtga
- the LOC126078286 gene encoding uncharacterized protein LOC126078286 isoform X40 — protein sequence MAVLGFIRSPREGHLGCSQFIHSPREGHLGCSQFIRSPGEGHLGCFQFMRPPHERHLGCSQFIHSPREGHLGCSQFIHSPREGHLGCSQFIHSPREGHLGCSQFIHSPREGHLGCSQFIHSPREGHLGCSQFIRSPGEGHLGCSQFIHSPREGHLGCSQFIRSPGEGHLGCSQFIHSPREGHLGCSQFIHSPREGHLGCSQFIHSPREGHLGCSQFIHSPREGHLGCFQFMRPPHERHLGCSQFIHSPREGHLGCSQFIRSPGEGHLGCSQFIHSPREGHLGCSQFWAVMNRCAINIHVQVSV from the exons ATGGCTGTACTGGGGTTTATCCGTTCACCCCGTGAAGGACACCTGGGTTGTTcccagtttatccattcaccacgTGAAGGACACCTGGGTTGTTCCCAGTTTATCCGTTCAC CCGGTGAaggacacctgggttgtttccagtttatgCGTCCACCACATGAAAGACACCTGGGTTGTTcccagtttatccattcaccacgtgaaggacacctgggttgttcccagtttatccattcaccacgTGAAGGACAC CTGGGTTGTTcccagtttatccattcaccacgtgaaggacacctgggttgttcccagtttatccattcaccacgTGAAGGACAC CTGGGTTGTTcccagtttatccattcaccacgTGAAGGACACCTGGGTTGTTCCCAGTTTATCCGTTCACCCGGTGAAGGACACCTGGGTTGTTcccagtttatccattcaccacgTGAAGGACACCTGGGTTGTTCCCAGTTTATCCGTTCACCCGGTGAAGGACACCTGGGTTGTTcccagtttatccattcaccacgtgaaggacacctgggttgttcccagtttatccattcaccacgtgaaggacacctgggttgttcccagtttatccattcaccacgTGAAGGACAC CTGGGTTGTTcccagtttatccattcaccacgTGAAGGACAC ctgggttgtttccagtttatgCGTCCACCACATGAAAGACACCTGGGTTGTTcccagtttatccattcaccacgTGAAGGACACCTGGGTTGTTCCCAGTTTATCCGTTCACCCGGTGAAGGACACCTGGGTTGTTcccagtttatccattcaccacgTGAAGGACACCTGGGTTGTTCCCAGTTTTGGGCAGTTATGAATAGatgtgctataaacattcatgtacaggtttctgtgtga
- the LOC126078286 gene encoding uncharacterized protein LOC126078286 isoform X33, with protein MAVLGFIRSPREGHLGCSQFIHSPREGHLGCSQFIRSPGEGHLGCFQFMRPPHERHLGCSQFIHSPREGHLGCSQFIHSPREGHLGCSQFIHSPREGHLGCSQFIHSPREGHLGCSQFIHSPREGHLGCSQFIRSPGEGHLGCSQFIRSPGEGHLGCSQFIHSPREGHLGCSQFIHSPREGHLGCSQFIHSPREGHLGCSQFIHSPREGHLGCSQFIRSPSAGHLGCSQFIRSPGEGHLGCFQFMRPPHERHLGCSQFIHSPREGHLGCSQFIRSPGEGHLGCSQFIHSPREGHLGCSQFWAVMNRCAINIHVQVSV; from the exons ATGGCTGTACTGGGGTTTATCCGTTCACCCCGTGAAGGACACCTGGGTTGTTcccagtttatccattcaccacgTGAAGGACACCTGGGTTGTTCCCAGTTTATCCGTTCAC CCGGTGAaggacacctgggttgtttccagtttatgCGTCCACCACATGAAAGACACCTGGGTTGTTcccagtttatccattcaccacgtgaaggacacctgggttgttcccagtttatccattcaccacgTGAAGGACAC CTGGGTTGTTcccagtttatccattcaccacgtgaaggacacctgggttgttcccagtttatccattcaccacgTGAAGGACAC CTGGGTTGTTcccagtttatccattcaccacgTGAAGGACACCTGGGTTGTTCCCAGTTTATCCGTTCACCCGGTGAAGGACAC CTGGGTTGTTCCCAGTTTATCCGTTCACCCGGTGAAGGACACCTGGGTTGTTcccagtttatccattcaccacgtgaaggacacctgggttgttcccagtttatccattcaccacgtgaaggacacctgggttgttcccagtttatccattcaccacgTGAAGGACAC CTGGGTTGTTcccagtttatccattcaccacgTGAAGGACACCTGGGTTGTTCCCAGTTTATCCGTTCGCCCAGTGCAGGACACCTGGGTTGTTCCCAGTTTATCCGTTCACCCGGTGAaggacacctgggttgtttccagtttatgCGTCCACCACATGAAAGACACCTGGGTTGTTcccagtttatccattcaccacgTGAAGGACACCTGGGTTGTTCCCAGTTTATCCGTTCACCCGGTGAAGGACACCTGGGTTGTTcccagtttatccattcaccacgTGAAGGACACCTGGGTTGTTCCCAGTTTTGGGCAGTTATGAATAGatgtgctataaacattcatgtacaggtttctgtgtga
- the LOC126078286 gene encoding uncharacterized protein LOC126078286 isoform X28, which yields MAVLGFIRSPREGHLGCSQFIHSPREGHLGCFQFMRPPHERHLGCSQFIHSPREGHLGCSQFIHSPREGHLGCSQFIHSPREGHLGCSQFIHSPREGHLGCSQFIHSPREGHLGCSQFIRSPGEGHLGCSQFIHSPREGHLGCSQFIRSPGEGHLGCSQFIHSPREGHLGCSQFIHSPREGHLGCSQFIHSPREGHLGCSQFIHSPREGHLGCSQFIRSPSAGHLGCSQFIRSPGEGHLGCFQFMRPPHERHLGCSQFIHSPREGHLGCSQFIRSPGEGHLGCSQFIHSPREGHLGCSQFWAVMNRCAINIHVQVSV from the exons ATGGCTGTACTGGGGTTTATCCGTTCACCCCGTGAAGGACACCTGGGTTGTTcccagtttatccattcaccacgTGAAGGACAC ctgggttgtttccagtttatgCGTCCACCACATGAAAGACACCTGGGTTGTTcccagtttatccattcaccacgtgaaggacacctgggttgttcccagtttatccattcaccacgTGAAGGACAC CTGGGTTGTTcccagtttatccattcaccacgtgaaggacacctgggttgttcccagtttatccattcaccacgTGAAGGACAC CTGGGTTGTTcccagtttatccattcaccacgTGAAGGACACCTGGGTTGTTCCCAGTTTATCCGTTCACCCGGTGAAGGACACCTGGGTTGTTcccagtttatccattcaccacgTGAAGGACACCTGGGTTGTTCCCAGTTTATCCGTTCACCCGGTGAAGGACACCTGGGTTGTTcccagtttatccattcaccacgtgaaggacacctgggttgttcccagtttatccattcaccacgtgaaggacacctgggttgttcccagtttatccattcaccacgTGAAGGACAC CTGGGTTGTTcccagtttatccattcaccacgTGAAGGACACCTGGGTTGTTCCCAGTTTATCCGTTCGCCCAGTGCAGGACACCTGGGTTGTTCCCAGTTTATCCGTTCACCCGGTGAaggacacctgggttgtttccagtttatgCGTCCACCACATGAAAGACACCTGGGTTGTTcccagtttatccattcaccacgTGAAGGACACCTGGGTTGTTCCCAGTTTATCCGTTCACCCGGTGAAGGACACCTGGGTTGTTcccagtttatccattcaccacgTGAAGGACACCTGGGTTGTTCCCAGTTTTGGGCAGTTATGAATAGatgtgctataaacattcatgtacaggtttctgtgtga